CACGGCCGACTCAATTACGCAACAAGTGGGTGGTCGCCAATTAAAAAATGATTTACCAAAAGTGGCGCATCCCATCCCAATGTTGTCACTGGGTGATGTTTTTTCCTTGAATGCCCTCATGGACTGGGTAGCGACGACCGAGAAGGCCACGCAACCCCATCTGGATTTCAATGCCGAACTGAAGATCGATGGCTTAGCAATTAGTTTAATTTACGAAAAGGGGACCTTGGTGCAAGCCTCAACCCGTGGCGATGGGAATATTGGGGAAGACGTCACTGCCAATGTTTTACAAATTGACGCCGTACCCAAACAGTTAAATGAACCACTGTCAGTTGAGGTACGTGGGGAAGTCTACATGCCAAAGGACGCTTTCGTCACGTTAAATGAAAAGCGTGAGACTGAGGGCCTGCCAACCTTTGCTAATCCCCGCAACGCTGCGGCTGGTTCATTGCGCCAATTAGATGCCCGTGTCACCAAGGCCCGGCAACTAGCTGTTTTCCTCTACAACGCGGTTGAAGCTGAAACAACATTAGGGGTCAGCACACAGGCTGCCTTACTCACGCGCTTGGCGGCGTTAGGGTTGCCGACGAATCCAACGAATGCGGTCGTCACTGACCAAGCGTCCGTCGAGGCGTATCTCGCAAAATACACCGCCGTCCGTGATGACTTGGCTTATGGCATCGACGGCATTGTCGTGAAAGTGAATGACTTGGCGTTACATGCAGAACTGGGCAATACGGTTAAAGTTCCTCGTTGGGCGATTGCGTATAAATTCCCACCTGAGGAAGCAGAAACGATTGTCCGTGATATTGAGTGGACCGTGGGCCGCACCGGCGTCGTGACCCCAACCGCGATCATGGATCCGGTGCAATTAGCTGGTACCACGGTGTCACGTGCTTCATTACATAATCCCGATTATCTCTTGGCAAAGGATATCCGGCTTGGCGATACGGTCACGTTACATAAAGCCGGGGATATTATTCCAGAAGTTGGGCAAGTTATTTTGCCCAAGCGACCAGCTACGGCGACGGAGGCCTATCCCATTCCGGCTTTTTGTCCGGCTTGTGGTCAACCCTTAGTGCATACCGCTGATGAAGTGGCGTTGCGTTGTATCAATCCGTTCTGTCCCGCCCAAATTCAAGAGTCTGTAACCCACTTTGCGTCACGTGACGCGATGAATATTGATGGTTTGGGGCCCAAGATTGTGGCCCAGTTATTAGCGAAAAACTTGATTCATAATGTCGCCGATTTATATAAATTAACTTTTGATGAATTGACCGGCCTTGAAAAATTTGGCGTTACGAGTGCCAATAACTTATTAGAAGCCTTGGCTAATTCCAAAGAAAATTCTGTGGAACGCTTACTATTTGGTCTCGGTATTCGCAATGTCGGTGCAAAAGCTGCTAAAGTGATTGCGGCCAAATATGGCGATTTAACAGCCATTGCGGCCGCGACGGCTGATGATATTGCAGACCTGCCCGGGCTCGGTCAAACCATCGGTCAAAGCATTGAACAATACTTTGCTGAAGCCCCCACACAAGCACTGGTGCGTGAATTTCAGGAATTAGGGGTCAATCTCAAGTTCATATCCGATGGACCCGTGGCCACTGATACGATCTTTAGCGGTAAAAAGGTGGTCTTAACCGGTAGGTTGACTATGTTTAGTCGCAAGGATGCGAGTGATTGGCTTGAACGGCAAGGTGCCATTGTGAGTGG
This is a stretch of genomic DNA from Weissella soli. It encodes these proteins:
- the ligA gene encoding NAD-dependent DNA ligase LigA yields the protein MSIDIENLTEDQARVHVSTLQAQLKQWAQEYYENDAPSVEDAVYDEAYNQILALEARFPALVTADSITQQVGGRQLKNDLPKVAHPIPMLSLGDVFSLNALMDWVATTEKATQPHLDFNAELKIDGLAISLIYEKGTLVQASTRGDGNIGEDVTANVLQIDAVPKQLNEPLSVEVRGEVYMPKDAFVTLNEKRETEGLPTFANPRNAAAGSLRQLDARVTKARQLAVFLYNAVEAETTLGVSTQAALLTRLAALGLPTNPTNAVVTDQASVEAYLAKYTAVRDDLAYGIDGIVVKVNDLALHAELGNTVKVPRWAIAYKFPPEEAETIVRDIEWTVGRTGVVTPTAIMDPVQLAGTTVSRASLHNPDYLLAKDIRLGDTVTLHKAGDIIPEVGQVILPKRPATATEAYPIPAFCPACGQPLVHTADEVALRCINPFCPAQIQESVTHFASRDAMNIDGLGPKIVAQLLAKNLIHNVADLYKLTFDELTGLEKFGVTSANNLLEALANSKENSVERLLFGLGIRNVGAKAAKVIAAKYGDLTAIAAATADDIADLPGLGQTIGQSIEQYFAEAPTQALVREFQELGVNLKFISDGPVATDTIFSGKKVVLTGRLTMFSRKDASDWLERQGAIVSGSVSKKTDLLIAGADAGSKLTKAQELGVEIWSEAQFRDTMEA